The genomic region acacacacacacgaaacaGTTTTTAGGTGGAACTTATTTATTCAAACATTCATGTGTATTGTTTTCATAACATCACAATggtaaaaagaaaaagcaacatcaACATTCAACTAACAAAGAAAAATATTCAAAAAATAAAGAGCAAGTCTTTGATGCGTACAAAATGTTAGTGATCAAATGAGCATTCTGCTGTACATAACATTACAACTAATACAGACATATCTCTACTTAATTCACACAGACCTGCAGTAAACAGTATATCACACGTCACCAGAAACACAGCTGTTCACTGTCACAGTTCACAAAGACTCATCCAGGTAAAAACCAGACGCAGAGTTTCTTCCTCTATCCATCCAGTAACTTGAGGatgctctccctctccttcagGGCCTTCCCGGCTTGGTCCTTCTCCTTCTTGGTTGGAGTGCGTTTCTTCTGTCTAGCTGCCATGATACGTCGAAATCCCTCCATCACCTCGTTGTCAGACACCCTGACTCTCTGCCTCAGCTCCTGCTTGCGCATTTCCTCTTTCGCCAACCTGTGAGGCGGCAGAAAGTACAGAAATTAATGTTGTCCGCTGAACAGACTTTACTTTAGGGTAAATATAAGTATTGTTGTCCTGCGTCCTCACCGGAGCAGCTCCTGCTTGCGGGATCTGTTGTGAGTGGTGAGGGCTTTGAGCTCCGCTTGTCTCTTCTGCAGCTCCGCCAGCACCTCGTCCTCAGAGTCTCCTCCTGGACCGGGACGCTCCTCAGAGTCCAGCAGACCCTGAGCCACCAGCTCCTCTTTGATCCGGGCCTCCAGGGTGCGGGTGTGAGGAACACTGGAGGGGGGGCGGAGAGAAGATATGAGATATGTGTGGCGTAGAGGGAAGTAAAACATTTAGGATAGTGGAAGTGGAAAGCCTGGATGGAAAACTGACAATTGAAGAATGGAAAGCAGCTTGTGCAGATATTCATTCTAAgtctttagatcaggggtgtcaaactcaatttcatcgcgggccacattcgcataaaggctgcactcaaagggccggttgtaactataaaaatatataatatatatatataaaataatgtattatattacattattgcctctgaattggattattatcggataggataataacttagtaattaactacgtctgaaagcagaagtcaaaTGATTGCAAGTCTctccagtgtgcatgtcacaaaacgagatgcattgtgggacatgtagtttatgggcaacctgcttctgtaaagtggcatgtaaccgtacaataagcgtattatattctttgcaagctcttgcggggccacagaaaatgaagtcgcgggccggatttggcccccgggccttgagtttgacacccctgctttagatgcATATCTCTAACTACTATGGCATAAATGATAGAAGTGGACATGACACTGGattaattaaatacatataacacAATGTATGGTAGTAGAGTAGAGAAATATTTGTTTCATTGCATTTTGCTATGGGGTAAACATTGGGAAGAGTCATAATGAAATATAGATCTAACTAGGACCTTTGTCTACCTACAAATAGTTATTATAACAATAAATAACCATTGATAGACATGCCCTTGCTTTAGAACAAAACATGTATTTCACTGTAATGTAATTATATTCCCAGACAAATCTCTACTCAATGGTTAAGACCAAAGTTGTCAATAAGACAGGATAACTTGCATAATAAAGTCCAAACTGTATTTAATATTATAAGGAAGTCTTTAATAAATTGTGTTAAGGATTTGTATTTTAACATATGATCTAGTGAATGACTAATTACCCAAGTTATTTAATGTAAGTGGATTAAATACCTATAGGCTTTTCCTTGGCTCCGAGGAGAAGTCCCAGCTCCGTCATTCGCATCCTTCCCTGAAATGTCGGGTATGGGTGAATCCTCCATGGGGGATATAATGTTCTCCTGGAAAGATAAACAGCAAAAATGCTTAAGTTCTACTGTTTTCACCGTATTTCACATTAATATTCCAGATGCCACTGTGGTTTTATCAGTGAACATGTTTGATCACAGCATACTGACCTCTACGAGAGCCTGGAGCAGACGCTGCGTGAGAGGACCGAAGGGACATCCGTCTTCTGGAGAGTCGTGTTGGGACTCAGACTTTTTCAACAGGGACTCCACATCTACAGCAGTCCAACATGAAGGTGAGCATTAAAGTGGAAACATGCAACTGACATATTTTATGCTGTAGAAAAAAATATCAAACCTAATTTCTGGCATCTAACGTAAAACACATTCCAAAAACAGCTGACTTTGAGACAAGCAAACCAGAAATGGCAAAATCCTAACTGATTTCCGGgtttaaggactcattcctgcaccactctatgccaCAGACACAATGACCCGTGTGCAGTATTTCTATCCTCCCTCACCTTTAGCATCCAGCTCAGACAGTGGTCCTCCCATGAGACTCTTTTTCTTGTCGTTGGCTCGCGCTCCTTCCCTCTGCTCCTCCAGCAGATCTTCCTGAGCCCACCGCTGAGAGTAGTGTTTCCCCAGAGCTGGGATCTACAGTAAACATACACATACATTTGACTAAACACGATAAAAACATCCAGAAGGTTGGCCATTCCTTGAGAAAAAGTCGGTGACAAAAGGTAGGTGGATTTTGATGTCTTACTTTAAAATACTCAGCCTCATCCTCCGGGGGTTTCAGAAGCTCTTCCAGCAATCGTATCTCTTCATTTGTGATGTCGGCACAATATGGCTCGACTGACGCCCAAAATCTGACATTTCAAAAGAAACATTTCAAACACCTTGCCAGAACAAAACATATTCACACTACCCTAATTATAACTACAGCACACTTATGTTAGAACAGCCTAATAAGATGGATACAGTCTGAAAACACCCTGAGGACCAAAGAGTAAATAGAGATATTATAATAATGTTGTTACTGACCTGTTGGGTGCATCATTTTTGGGCGTGCGGGGAATGTCTTGTGGATCGTCAGTAAATTCATACTCTTGGGCTTTGGCCTGGAGATTTTTGGATTTGGGTCTGCCAGGACCTGGACCCGGAGTGTGACCGCCTTTTCCGTCCAACTTCTGCTTCTTTGGTTTGTGGCGAGTAGAGGCGGCAGGGTC from Pseudochaenichthys georgianus chromosome 5, fPseGeo1.2, whole genome shotgun sequence harbors:
- the tada3l gene encoding transcriptional adapter 3 — its product is MSELKDCPPLKYYDFKPVEHVKVCPRYTAVLGRSEDDGIGIEELDTLQLELETLLSSASRRLRALEEQRQILTDWQDKKGDKRFLKLGKDPDPAASTRHKPKKQKLDGKGGHTPGPGPGRPKSKNLQAKAQEYEFTDDPQDIPRTPKNDAPNRFWASVEPYCADITNEEIRLLEELLKPPEDEAEYFKIPALGKHYSQRWAQEDLLEEQREGARANDKKKSLMGGPLSELDAKDVESLLKKSESQHDSPEDGCPFGPLTQRLLQALVEENIISPMEDSPIPDISGKDANDGAGTSPRSQGKAYSVPHTRTLEARIKEELVAQGLLDSEERPGPGGDSEDEVLAELQKRQAELKALTTHNRSRKQELLRLAKEEMRKQELRQRVRVSDNEVMEGFRRIMAARQKKRTPTKKEKDQAGKALKERESILKLLDG